In Sphingomonas sp. LT1P40, the following are encoded in one genomic region:
- the coaD gene encoding pantetheine-phosphate adenylyltransferase, producing the protein MTTRTGVYPGTFDPITLGHMDIIRRGAKLVDRLVIGVTTNPSKNPMFTVEERMDMVRRETAGIGGDIRVVSFDSLLMDFAEREGASMIVRGLRAVADFEYEYQMAGMNQQLNGRIETVFLMADVSLQPIASRLVKEIAMFGGEIGKFVPAMVRDEVVARVDKIGRKGS; encoded by the coding sequence ATGACCACCCGCACCGGCGTCTATCCCGGCACCTTCGATCCGATCACGCTTGGCCATATGGACATCATCCGGCGCGGCGCGAAGCTGGTCGACCGGCTCGTCATCGGCGTCACCACCAATCCGTCGAAAAACCCGATGTTCACGGTCGAGGAGCGAATGGACATGGTCCGCCGCGAGACCGCCGGGATCGGCGGCGACATCCGTGTCGTCAGCTTCGATTCGCTGCTGATGGACTTTGCCGAGCGCGAGGGCGCGAGCATGATCGTGCGCGGCCTGCGCGCCGTCGCCGACTTCGAATATGAGTATCAAATGGCCGGCATGAACCAGCAGCTCAATGGCCGGATCGAGACCGTTTTCCTGATGGCGGACGTTTCGCTGCAACCGATCGCCAGCCGCCTGGTCAAGGAAATCGCCATGTTCGGCGGCGAAATCGGTAAATTCGTGCCCGCCATGGTGCGTGATGAAGTCGTCGCCCGCGTCGATAAGATCGGACGTAAAGGATCATAG
- a CDS encoding HAD hydrolase-like protein: MPDPAAPVRLVIFDFDGTLSDSGGWFLSVMDHLSDRYGFRRVAPEEVEPMRRLSSRDVIRRLAIPRWKLPFIARYIRRLFGQNTHAVHLFDGVPEMLAAIQAAGVKLAIVTSNSETNARAVLGPENAARISWWACGASLFGKAPKFSKVMQASGVPVAHILSLGDETRDIDAARETGIRAGAVLWGYANPAAFAHLHPDIAFDSPAAVAAHVVASAQMDG, from the coding sequence ATGCCTGACCCGGCCGCCCCGGTGCGGCTGGTGATCTTCGATTTCGACGGCACGCTATCGGACAGCGGCGGGTGGTTCCTGTCGGTCATGGACCACCTGTCCGATCGCTACGGCTTCCGCCGCGTCGCGCCGGAGGAGGTTGAGCCGATGCGCCGTCTCAGTTCGCGCGACGTCATCCGTCGCCTCGCCATCCCGCGCTGGAAACTCCCCTTCATCGCCCGCTATATCCGCCGCCTGTTCGGGCAGAACACGCATGCGGTTCACCTGTTCGACGGCGTGCCCGAAATGCTCGCGGCGATTCAGGCGGCTGGGGTGAAACTCGCCATCGTGACCTCCAACAGCGAAACCAATGCCCGCGCCGTGCTCGGTCCCGAAAACGCCGCCCGCATCAGCTGGTGGGCATGTGGCGCATCGCTGTTCGGCAAGGCGCCCAAGTTTAGCAAGGTGATGCAGGCCAGCGGCGTCCCCGTCGCGCACATCCTCTCGCTCGGCGACGAAACCCGCGACATCGACGCCGCGCGCGAAACCGGCATCCGTGCCGGGGCCGTGCTGTGGGGCTATGCCAACCCGGCGGCGTTCGCGCATCTGCATCCCGACATCGCGTTCGACAGCCCCGCTGCGGTTGCCGCCCACGTCGTCGCATCAGCCCAGATGGACGGCTAA
- a CDS encoding cation diffusion facilitator family transporter, producing MHGSHKHSHGDHGHSHAPADFGRAFAVGTALNLAFVLVEGAAGILTGSMALLADAGHNLSDVLGLLIAWGGASLAKRPASPRFTYGLRSSTILAALANAVLLLVAVGAITMEAVQRFNDPRPIEGLTVMIVAGIGILINGATAMMFARGRKGDINIRGAYLHMAADAAVSAGVVIGGALILYTAATWIDPAISLVIVAVILWSTWGLLRDSITMALHAVPPGIDPEKVEATLAALPGVTRVHDLHIWPMSTTEVAMTAHLLIPSGHPGDAFLDDAQHRLAHDHGIEHVTLQIEIGDGDPCRLHAGHGQPDA from the coding sequence ATGCACGGCTCGCACAAACATTCGCACGGCGACCACGGCCACAGCCACGCCCCCGCCGATTTCGGCCGCGCCTTCGCGGTCGGCACCGCGCTCAACCTCGCCTTCGTTCTGGTCGAGGGTGCGGCGGGCATCCTCACCGGATCGATGGCGCTGCTCGCCGATGCGGGCCACAATCTCTCCGACGTTCTTGGCCTGTTGATCGCATGGGGCGGCGCGTCGCTCGCCAAGCGTCCGGCCTCGCCGCGCTTCACCTATGGTCTGCGCAGTTCCACCATCCTCGCCGCGCTCGCCAACGCGGTGCTGCTACTCGTCGCGGTCGGCGCGATCACGATGGAGGCGGTTCAGCGCTTCAACGATCCCCGCCCGATCGAGGGGCTGACGGTGATGATCGTGGCAGGGATCGGTATCCTCATCAACGGGGCGACCGCGATGATGTTCGCACGCGGTCGCAAGGGCGACATCAACATTCGCGGCGCGTATCTGCACATGGCCGCCGACGCCGCCGTCTCCGCCGGAGTCGTGATCGGCGGTGCGTTGATCCTGTACACCGCCGCCACCTGGATCGATCCCGCGATCAGCCTGGTCATCGTCGCGGTGATCCTGTGGAGCACCTGGGGGCTGCTGCGCGATTCGATCACGATGGCGCTCCACGCCGTCCCGCCCGGCATCGACCCGGAAAAGGTTGAGGCGACGCTTGCCGCGCTGCCCGGCGTCACCCGTGTCCACGATCTGCACATCTGGCCGATGAGCACGACCGAGGTGGCGATGACCGCGCATCTGCTGATTCCTTCCGGCCACCCCGGTGACGCCTTTCTTGACGATGCCCAGCACCGACTGGCGCACGATCACGGCATCGAACATGTCACGCTCCAGATCGAGATCGGCGACGGCGATCCCTGCCGCCTTCATGCAGGCCACGGTCAGCCAGATGCCTGA
- a CDS encoding peptidylprolyl isomerase: MRFVALFLALAGSLFTLSASAQIVPAPTGRATPPATTDKENLWILDLSTGGRVTIWLRPDVAPKQVERIKELTRKKFYDGLLFHRVIEGFMAQGGDPKGDGTGGSDLPDLPKEFNYLPHVRGAVSAARNGAPDNAPADVKEKAENSANSQFFIMLVPRLSLDQKYTVFGRVIDGMQYVDAIPRGEPPANPARVVRAYIAIDNPPAYVAAPAAPVEQPAALPPGPGK; encoded by the coding sequence ATGCGTTTTGTTGCCCTGTTTCTTGCCCTTGCGGGTTCGCTCTTCACTTTGTCCGCAAGCGCCCAGATCGTTCCCGCTCCCACCGGCCGAGCGACGCCGCCCGCCACCACGGACAAGGAGAATCTGTGGATTCTCGACCTGTCCACCGGCGGTCGCGTCACCATCTGGCTGCGTCCCGATGTCGCGCCCAAGCAAGTCGAGCGGATCAAGGAACTGACTCGCAAGAAATTCTACGACGGCCTGCTGTTCCACCGCGTGATCGAAGGATTCATGGCGCAGGGCGGCGATCCCAAGGGTGACGGCACCGGCGGCTCGGACCTTCCCGACTTGCCCAAGGAGTTTAACTATCTGCCCCACGTGCGCGGTGCAGTCTCGGCGGCGCGCAACGGGGCCCCCGACAATGCCCCGGCGGACGTGAAGGAAAAGGCGGAGAACAGCGCGAACAGCCAGTTCTTCATCATGCTGGTGCCGCGCCTCTCGCTCGATCAGAAATACACCGTCTTCGGTCGCGTGATCGACGGCATGCAATATGTCGATGCCATCCCGCGGGGCGAGCCACCGGCGAACCCCGCGCGCGTCGTCCGCGCCTATATCGCCATTGACAACCCGCCGGCCTATGTCGCAGCGCCCGCTGCGCCGGTCGAACAACCGGCGGCACTCCCGCCCGGCCCCGGCAAGTAA
- a CDS encoding EF-hand domain-containing protein gives MILATLLSLAAQTSEGMPNRGRVPVTVDLRGQPQQPATPAPIPLMIAEPVAMAIAAFDADGDGIVTRTEFDAGVKRSFDVIAKGQPSFGYIAFGDWSDRWLGNRNALPSPFEVDQNGDNRISLPELQARFDLFFTRFDADKDASIRRSELLTIRQPPQPGGRPGEEKDDKRSRRR, from the coding sequence ATGATCCTTGCCACTCTCCTCAGCCTCGCTGCGCAGACCTCGGAGGGGATGCCCAACCGCGGTCGCGTGCCTGTCACTGTCGATCTTCGGGGCCAGCCTCAGCAACCGGCCACGCCAGCCCCGATCCCGCTGATGATCGCTGAGCCGGTGGCCATGGCCATCGCCGCGTTCGATGCGGACGGCGACGGCATCGTCACCCGCACCGAATTCGACGCAGGGGTGAAGCGCTCGTTCGACGTGATCGCAAAGGGGCAGCCATCGTTCGGCTATATCGCGTTCGGCGACTGGTCCGATCGCTGGCTGGGCAACCGCAACGCCCTGCCCAGCCCGTTCGAGGTCGATCAGAATGGCGACAACCGCATTTCGCTGCCCGAACTTCAGGCGCGTTTCGACCTGTTCTTCACCCGTTTCGATGCCGACAAGGATGCTTCGATCCGCCGCAGCGAACTACTTACGATCCGTCAGCCGCCGCAACCGGGCGGCCGCCCCGGCGAGGAAAAAGATGATAAGCGGAGCCGCCGTCGCTGA
- the queA gene encoding tRNA preQ1(34) S-adenosylmethionine ribosyltransferase-isomerase QueA: MNVDLFDFELPPERIALRPASPRDSARLLLLDGDETSDRSVADLPALLRHGDLLVFNDTRVIPAQLEGTRGAAKIGATLHKREGPRHWIAFIRNAKRLRVGETVDFGTGVTAVAEARHEDGSFTLFFSGDEPVELLLERAGRMPLPPYIAAKRPTDARDAADYQTMFANEPGAVAAPTAALHFTPELIAALDAAGIGHTTLTLHVGAGTFLPVKADDTADHKMHAEWGRIDAATADRLNAVRAAGGRVIAVGTTSLRLIESATGEDDIVRPFAGDTAIFITPGYRFKGIDGLLTNFHLPRSTLFMLVSALMGLDRMQAAYAHAIDNGYRFYSYGDASLLLPDKPS; the protein is encoded by the coding sequence ATGAACGTCGATCTGTTCGATTTCGAGCTTCCGCCAGAGCGGATCGCGCTGCGCCCCGCGTCCCCGCGCGATTCGGCGCGCCTGCTGCTGCTCGACGGCGACGAGACAAGCGACCGCTCGGTCGCCGACCTCCCCGCATTGCTCCGGCACGGCGATCTGCTGGTCTTCAACGACACCCGCGTCATCCCGGCCCAGCTTGAAGGCACACGCGGTGCGGCGAAAATCGGCGCAACTCTGCACAAGCGCGAAGGCCCGCGTCACTGGATCGCCTTCATCCGCAACGCCAAGCGGCTGCGCGTGGGCGAAACCGTCGACTTCGGAACCGGCGTCACGGCAGTCGCCGAAGCCCGCCATGAAGACGGCAGCTTCACGCTATTTTTCTCGGGCGACGAGCCTGTCGAACTCCTGCTCGAACGCGCCGGGCGCATGCCGCTCCCGCCCTATATCGCCGCCAAACGCCCAACCGATGCGCGTGACGCCGCCGATTACCAGACAATGTTCGCAAACGAACCCGGCGCCGTCGCCGCCCCCACCGCCGCGCTGCACTTCACGCCCGAGCTAATTGCCGCGCTCGACGCAGCGGGCATCGGACACACCACGCTGACCCTGCATGTCGGCGCAGGCACCTTTCTGCCGGTCAAGGCCGACGACACCGCCGATCACAAGATGCACGCCGAATGGGGCCGCATTGACGCCGCCACCGCCGACCGCCTCAACGCCGTCCGCGCCGCCGGGGGGCGCGTCATCGCGGTCGGCACCACCAGCCTGCGCCTGATCGAGAGCGCGACTGGCGAAGACGATATCGTCCGCCCGTTCGCTGGCGACACCGCGATCTTCATTACCCCAGGTTATCGCTTCAAGGGGATCGACGGTCTGCTGACCAACTTCCACTTGCCTCGCTCGACCCTGTTCATGCTGGTATCGGCGCTGATGGGGCTCGACCGGATGCAGGCGGCCTATGCCCACGCCATCGACAATGGCTACCGCTTCTATAGCTATGGCGACGCCAGCCTGCTTTTACCGGACAAGCCTTCATGA